The genome window atgattttttgttttatattgcttCAACAAAAGTTTTcagtggtatcaaagcaaaccaaaattaatcatggattttaaattgttatttaatatcAGTATGATTGCTGAGTTTTTTTCCTATATGCCGTGATTGATATATATGTGATATGTTAATTGTTTATATTCGGAGAAGTGGCATATTGATATATGTGTTATAATTGATATTCGGAGAAATGGCATATTGATATAATCTTGAGTTGGGCGGCGTAGTGCTATAAGCCTATAATTGCTTTGTGGATTGTCTTTTATGGTTTCAAGTGTATGCTTTATAGATTGTCTATTATGAACCAATATACATGTATATGTGCTTAACTGTGTAACCCATATTGATATATATTGGTTTATTGACTCACCTTTTATGTTGATAAAATCTTGAGTATTACCGAATTGAGGTATTGAATCTCAATTGGTGGGAGTTGTGTCAGATACATAAAGAATGATATTTAGTGCATTGACTCACTTTACAGTTGCATCCCAGTACTGATATATATTAAGTGCTAAATAGGATTATTTTATAGAATAATTCCTATGGCCCTCCATTGTCGGTGAATAAAGGttctattaaattaaaattttgttgaagcCAAAAGGATAGACTTGATTTTGGTTTAGTAGTTCCTCTTGTTTACTTCTTGGGAAGACAGGTGTGTGTATGACTGGTGGGAGTGTGGCTAAAATAGCAACATAATCATACTAGTACATATATCACACTCAGATAATGGTTTTCACTTATCCAAATAAACATGACCACTAAAATAGTGTAAAACATGTTTGATTTGGAGGCCAATAGTAAATCGAGAGTCttagataaattaaataaaattagaaacatGAGATGAAATTATGATGAATAGTATCTATTTGCCTTTATATGGTGTGCACAgtatatttcaaaagaaattattgGAGCATGCAAGGTAAGGGTTCCCGATGCCCACTTCGaactatttataaatataattgttatATTCTGTTCTGGGAATCTATGATATTTTGTTCTTGTGGGAGGTACCATTAGTTATTCAAAAACCTGAATATGATgaatatatgtatgtgaaaatattattttatattattttgcaGATTCATTATGACCAATTTTAATCCCTTAGCTAagattttggatgaaaattgattgTTTGGACCAAACTATGTAGATTGGAAAAGGAACCTAATCATTGTTCTCACTGCTAATAAGATAACTCATGTCCTTAATACTGAGGCACCGAAACTTGCTTTAGCTGATGCCACTGAGGCGCAAAGAGATGCATTTAATAAGTGGCATGAGGCTGATGAAATGGATAAATGCTACATAATGGCCTCTATGACCAATGTGTTGCAAAAACAATGCCAAGGCCTAGTTACAGCACAAGATATGATGCTGCACCTCAAAGAGATGTTTGGAGAACAAAGCAGAAGTGCACGGCAAACTGCTATGAAAAATCTCATGTCCACCAAAATGGTGGAAGGAACTCCAGTTCAGGAACATATCCTGAAGATGATTTCTTTCATCAATGAACTGGATATGCTTGGTGCAAAAATTGATAGTGAGACCTAAGTTGATATGATCCTAGCATCTTTACCTAATTCTTTTAATTAGTTTATCATGAACTATAACATGAATAAGATGGTAGTGACATTGTCAGAGCTGCTCAATATGTTGAAAGCATCTGAGGATCTCATCAAGAAAGAAAAGCCTACTGTAATGTTGGCTGAAAAATCTGATACTTCTCTTAAGTTGAAGCCTAAGGGTAAGAACTTTAAGAGAAAAGAGTCTCAATCATTCAATAAGGCTCAAGGTGACAAAGTGAATAAGGACactgagaaaaagaaagcaaaaggaaaTTGTTTCCATTACGGTAAGCTTGGTCATTGGAAGAGAAACTGTTGCCATTATTTGGCTTCTCTGAAGAATGACAAACCTGCAGAAGGTATGCCTAATTTGCTCgttattgaaacaaatttaaTGGATGGTCCATTTGATTCTTGGTGTGTAGATTCTGGTACAATCTCACACATTTGCAATGTGTTGCAGGGGTTCAAGGAGACTCGAAGGTTAAATGAAGGGGAGGTGATCCTAAAGATGGGGACTGGTGCAACTATTGCAGCCACTGCCATTGGAACCTTTTATTTAGAATTATCTTCTAGTAGAACTCTTGTTTTAGAAGATTGCTTATATGTGCTAGAAGTGCGAAGAAATTTAGTTTCAGTTTAAAACTTGGTTGTTCAagatattcatttatttttacttctaaacttgttgttaagtttaataataaatttgtaacttCTGGCATTTTACAAGATggtctttattttttaagttctatTGATAATTCTATTAATTGTGTTGAGAATGATATTGCTACCAGTGTGTTatctcttaaaagaaaaagagatgttaATCCTACCTATTTGTGGCACTTAAGGCTTGGTCATATCAATATTGACCGAATCAATAGATTGGTAAGGGATAGGCCATTGAATCTTTTGAAGGTAGAGCCTTATCCAATTTGTGAGCCTTGCTTACAagggaaaatgacaaaaagtcCCTTTACAAGAAAGGGAGCTAGAGCCACTGATATATTAGGATTAATACACACTGATGTTTGTGGTCCTATGAATCACATGGCAAGAGGTGGTTTCTATTACTTCATTACTTTTATTGACGATTATTCTAGGTATGGTTATTTGTACCTAATGAAACATAAATCTGAAtcctttgaaaagttcaaagaattTCGTAATGAGGTTGAGAAACAAGCTGGAAAATGCATAAAAGTTCTTCGCTCTGATAGATGAGGAGAATACCTCTTGGATCAATTTAAGgaatatctaaaagaaaatgGGATTATTTCTCAATTGACTCCCCCTGCCACAGCTCAACATAATGGTGTAGctgaaagaagaaatagaacCTATTAGATATGATTCGTTCTATGATGAGCATGTCAGAGTTGCCAATTTCATTTTGGGTTTATGCTTTGGAGACTgctgtttatttattaaatagagTCCCTACCAAATCAGTTCCTAATAccccatatgagttatggactGGCAAGAAACCAAGTCTAAATCACTTAAAGATATAGGGTTGTTCAGCACATGTTAGAAAGTCTAATATGGATAAGCTAGGACTTAGGAGTGATAGATGTTTATTTGTTGGCTATCCCAAGATGTCTATtggtttctatttttacattCCTAGTGAGCAAAAAGTGTTTGTGAGCAGGAAtgctatttttcttgaggaaGATTATAGCTTAAATGAAAGTAGAGCAAAAGTTTCTCTTGATGAACAAACTGATAACCCAATGGCTGAGTTGAATGAGAATAATGAAGAGCAAGTAATAGTGTCTACTGAACCAAATAAAATACAAGAGACTCGACGTAGTAAAAGGACTATTAGGCCTCCAATTAGACTCAATTTGTTAAATGAGATTTATCTAATGGAGTCAGAGGAGCATGATAATGATCCTTTTACTTATCAAGAAGCAATGACTGATAAGGACGTTAAGAATTGGAAAAGGGCCATGGAATCAGAGATGGACTCAATGTATACCAACCAGGTTTGGACCTTGGTAGACAAACCAAAAGATATTAAGCCTattggttgtaaatgggtctACAAAAGGAAGATAGGACCTAATGGTAAGGTGGGGACCTATAAAGCTAAGCTAGTGGCAAAAGGATATAATCAAAAGGTTGGAATTGATTATGAGAAAACTTTTTCGCCAGTAGCCATGCTAAAGTCCATAAGGATTCTATTGTCAGTTGCTGCacattatgattatgagataTGGCAAATGGATGTTAAAACGGCTTTCTTGAATTGACACATTcaagaagaaatttttatggACCAGCCAGAAGGTTTCATATCTCATGGTCAAGAATCAAAAGTGTGCAAGTTGATGAGATCTATATACGGCCTAAAGCAAGCATCACGCAGTTGGAACATCCGTTTTGATGAGGCAATCAAATCGTTTGGTTTCTCACAAAATATGGATGAAACTTGTGTTTACAAAAAGGTTAGTGGGAgcactattacatttttagttctttatgTAGATGACATACTACTCATTAGCAATGATGTAGGAGCAATGTCATCTATAAAAGTATGGTTATCTAGTCACTTTGcaatgaaagatcttggtgaagCGTCCTATATACTCGGAATCAAATTGTTTAGAGACCGAAAGAGAAGGTTATTGGGACTTTCACAAGTCAATTATATTGACAAGATATTGGTTAGGTTTAGCATGCAAGATTCCAAGAAAGGATTTTCACCTTTTAGACATGGAGTTCATCTCTCTAATCAAATGTGTCCTAAAacacaagaagagagagagaaaatgagaaattgtcCTTATGCTTCAGCTGTAGGAAGTCTCATGTACGCAATGCTTTGCACTAGGCCAGACATTTGTTATGCAGTAAGCATTGTGAGTAGATATCAATCCAATCCAGGTTTTGAGCATTGGACAGCAATGAAACATAtcctcaaatatttaaataggaCCAAATATTATTTCTTGATGTTTGGTGGTGAGGATTTGACTATCCAAGGGTATCCAGATTCTGATTTtcaatctaatattaatgatagaaaatcaatttctggatttgtgttcACTCTTGGTAAGGGAGCAATAAGTTGGAGAAGTTGCAAGCAAGATACTACTGCAGACTCTACTACAGAAGCAGAGTATATAGCTACAAGTGAAGCTGCAAAGGAAGCTATGTGGATTCGCAAGTTCATTCAAGAACTTGAAGCTGTTCCTTCTATTGAGTCACCCATTACTATCTATTATGACAATAGTGGGGCTGTTGCAAATGCAGTAGAACCAAGGGCTCATCAAAGGACAAAACATATTGCACGTAAATATCACTTGATACGTGATATTATACAAAGAGGTGATGTAGCAATAACAAAGATTGCCTCTGCCAATAATGTTGCAAATCCACTCACAAAGGCATTGTCTCAAAAGGTGTTTGAGAAACATTTGGAAGCAATGGGTATTAAATATATGTATGATTGGTTTTGAGTGtaagtgggagattgttagaattatgtgccctcaaaaacaatactatgcatttttatttgatgataaaattttattttcacattcataacttttataggtatatttcattgtttaaatgtggcatgtgatgtcacctctataggaaaaatcatgttaatggttaaGGAACTAAAGACAgggtaatgatttttcatatattattaaattgttctaggctgtggatattaattgaatattaccaCTGAAGCCTACACTTGTTGGGCTGCTATATGATAGGATAATTTACTCCATCATTGAAGTAGTGACTTTAAGCAAACAAGTGggtgtaatgtaacaagtacataCACTGAATTGGATCCGATCAAGGACACCTTATGAAGTGATCATTGTTAATTAAAAGGTTGttctatcacaatttttctattgtcctcaaacatgaggggcttgtgtatatttatttattatgcacataactttgacaatgtcaactggtgataccaattttaaaggctatatacAGACACGTTGGGTTATGGgtgtaatgagtaaaatatataaatgctcgACAATGAATCCACCAGTCTCTAAAGAAAGTAGTATATTCAgttgatttttatattaaagttggactcaaaacaaaactgGCTGGtgacttt of Quercus lobata isolate SW786 chromosome 8, ValleyOak3.0 Primary Assembly, whole genome shotgun sequence contains these proteins:
- the LOC115957023 gene encoding uncharacterized protein LOC115957023; amino-acid sequence: MQDWKRNLIIVLTANKITHVLNTEAPKLALADATEAQRDAFNKWHEADEMDKCYIMASMTNVLQKQCQGLVTAQDMMLHLKEMFGEQSRSARQTAMKNLMSTKMVEGTPVQEHILKMISFINELDMLGAKIDSET